The following proteins are co-located in the Phaenicophaeus curvirostris isolate KB17595 chromosome 12, BPBGC_Pcur_1.0, whole genome shotgun sequence genome:
- the NR2F2 gene encoding COUP transcription factor 2 isoform X2, giving the protein MQAIWDLEQGKYGFAVQRGRMPPTQPTHGQFALTNGDPLNCHSYLSGYISLLLRAEPYPTSRFGSQCMQPNNIMGIENICELAARMLFSAVEWARNIPFFPDLQITDQVALLRLTWSELFVLNAAQCSMPLHVAPLLAAAGLHASPMSADRVVAFMDHIRIFQEQVEKLKALHVDSAEYSCLKAIVLFTSDACGLSDVAHVESLQEKSQCALEEYVRSQYPNQPTRFGKLLLRLPSLRTVSSSVIEQLFFVRLVGKTPIETLIRDMLLSGSSFNWPYMSIQ; this is encoded by the exons ATGCAAGCGATTTGGGACCTTGAACAAGGCAAATATGGTTTTG CGGTCCAGAGGGGCAGAATGCCACCCACACAGCCAACTCATGGTCAGTTCGCCTTGACAAACGGGGACCCTCTCAACTGCCATTCCTACCTATCCGGATATATCTCCCTTCTTCTGAGAGCAGAGCCCTACCCCACCTCCCGCTTTGGCAGTCAGTGCATGCAACCCAACAACATCATGGGCATCGAGAACATTTGTGAACTGGCAGCTAGGATGCTCTTCAGTGCGGTGGAGTGGGCCAGGAATATCCCCTTCTTCCCAGACCTCCAGATCACAGACCAGGTGGCCCTCCTGAGGCTGACCTGGAGCGAGTTATTTGTCCTCAACGCTGCCCAGTGCTCCATGCCCCTCCACGTAGCTCCGCTCCTGGCAGCTGCCGGCCTCCACGCTTCGCCAATGTCTGCTGACCGAGTGGTCGCCTTTATGGACCACATACGAATCTTCCAAGAGCAAGTAGAAAAACTGAAAGCATTGCATGTCGACTCTGCAGAATATAGCTGTTTAAAGGCCATAGTCCTCTTCACCTCAG ATGCCTGTGGTCTCTCTGATGTAGCCCATGTTGAAAGTTTACAGGAGAAGTCACAGTGTGCTTTGGAAGAGTATGTTAGGAGCCAGTATCCCAACCAGCCAACACGATTCGGGAAGCTATTACTACGTCTCCCCTCCCTTCGCACTGTCTCCTCTTCTGTCATAGAGCAATTGTTTTTCGTCCGTTTGGTAGGTAAAACCCCCATAGAAACCCTAATCAGGGATATGTTACTGTCTGGCAGCAGTTTTAACTGGCCTTACATGTCCATTCAATAA
- the NR2F2 gene encoding COUP transcription factor 2 isoform X1 gives MAMVVGAWRDPQDDVPGAQGTQPSQAPPVQGPPAGTPHTPQTPGPGGPPSTPAQTNPPSQQSQGDKQQQQQHIECVVCGDKSSGKHYGQFTCEGCKSFFKRSVRRNLSYTCRANRNCPIDQHHRNQCQYCRLKKCLKVGMRREAVQRGRMPPTQPTHGQFALTNGDPLNCHSYLSGYISLLLRAEPYPTSRFGSQCMQPNNIMGIENICELAARMLFSAVEWARNIPFFPDLQITDQVALLRLTWSELFVLNAAQCSMPLHVAPLLAAAGLHASPMSADRVVAFMDHIRIFQEQVEKLKALHVDSAEYSCLKAIVLFTSDACGLSDVAHVESLQEKSQCALEEYVRSQYPNQPTRFGKLLLRLPSLRTVSSSVIEQLFFVRLVGKTPIETLIRDMLLSGSSFNWPYMSIQ, from the exons ATGGCAATGGTAGTCGGTGCGTGGCGAGACCCCCAGGACGATGTGCCCGGAGCTCAGGGAACGCAGCCTTCGCAAGCCCCGCCGGTGCAGGGACCTCCGGCCGGGACCCCGCACACCCCGCAGACCCCGGGGCCCGGGGGCCCTCCCAGCACGCCAGCCCAGACCAACCCGCCGAGCCAGCAGAGCCAAGgagacaagcagcagcagcagcagcacattgAATGTGTGGTTTGTGGGGACAAGTCTAGTGGCAAACATTATGGCCAGTTTACCTGCGAGGGTTGCAAGAGTTTCTTCAAGCGGAGTGTAAGGAGGAATCTCAGCTACACTTGTCGTGCCAACAGGAACTGTCCCATTGACCAGCACCACCGCAATCAGTGTCAGTACTGCCGCCTCAAAAAATGCCTCAAAGTTGGCATGAGACGGGAAG CGGTCCAGAGGGGCAGAATGCCACCCACACAGCCAACTCATGGTCAGTTCGCCTTGACAAACGGGGACCCTCTCAACTGCCATTCCTACCTATCCGGATATATCTCCCTTCTTCTGAGAGCAGAGCCCTACCCCACCTCCCGCTTTGGCAGTCAGTGCATGCAACCCAACAACATCATGGGCATCGAGAACATTTGTGAACTGGCAGCTAGGATGCTCTTCAGTGCGGTGGAGTGGGCCAGGAATATCCCCTTCTTCCCAGACCTCCAGATCACAGACCAGGTGGCCCTCCTGAGGCTGACCTGGAGCGAGTTATTTGTCCTCAACGCTGCCCAGTGCTCCATGCCCCTCCACGTAGCTCCGCTCCTGGCAGCTGCCGGCCTCCACGCTTCGCCAATGTCTGCTGACCGAGTGGTCGCCTTTATGGACCACATACGAATCTTCCAAGAGCAAGTAGAAAAACTGAAAGCATTGCATGTCGACTCTGCAGAATATAGCTGTTTAAAGGCCATAGTCCTCTTCACCTCAG ATGCCTGTGGTCTCTCTGATGTAGCCCATGTTGAAAGTTTACAGGAGAAGTCACAGTGTGCTTTGGAAGAGTATGTTAGGAGCCAGTATCCCAACCAGCCAACACGATTCGGGAAGCTATTACTACGTCTCCCCTCCCTTCGCACTGTCTCCTCTTCTGTCATAGAGCAATTGTTTTTCGTCCGTTTGGTAGGTAAAACCCCCATAGAAACCCTAATCAGGGATATGTTACTGTCTGGCAGCAGTTTTAACTGGCCTTACATGTCCATTCAATAA